A section of the Lepus europaeus isolate LE1 chromosome 19, mLepTim1.pri, whole genome shotgun sequence genome encodes:
- the PRMT1 gene encoding protein arginine N-methyltransferase 1 isoform X2, producing MAAAEAANCIMEVSCGQAEGSEKPNAEDMTSKDYYFDSYAHFGIHEEMLKDEVRTLTYRNSMFHNRHLFKDKVVLDVGSGTGILCMFAAKAGARKVIGIECSSISDYAVKIVKANKLDHVVAIIKGKVEEVELPVEKVDIIISEWMGYCLFYESMLNTVLYARDKWLAPDGLIFPDRATLYVTAIEDRQYKDYKIHWWENVYGFDMSCIKDVAIKEPLVDVVDPKQLVTNACLIKEVDIYTVKVEDLTFTSPFCLQVKRNDYVHALVAYFNIEFTRCHKRTGFSTSPESPYTHWKQTVFYMEDYLTVKTGEEIFGTIGMRPNAKNNRDLDFTIDLDFKGQLCELSCSTDYRMR from the exons ATGGCGGCAGCCGAGGCCGCGAACTGCATCATGGAG GTGTCCTGCGGCCAGGCCGAAGGCAGCGAGAAGCCCAACGCCGAGGACATGACGTCCAAAGACTACTACTTTGACTCCTACGCCCACTTCGGCATCCACGAG GAGATGCTGAAAGACGAGGTGCGCACGCTCACGTACCGGAACTCCATGTTTCACAACCGGCACCTGTTCAAGGACAAGGTGGTGCTGGACGTGGGCTCAGGCACCGGCATCCTCTGCATGTTCGCCGCCAAGGCCGGGGCACGCAAGGTCATCGGG ATCGAGTGCTCCAGTATCTCTGATTACGCGGTGAAGATCGTCAAAGCCAACAAGTTAGACCACG tGGTGGCCATCATCAAGGGgaaggtggaggaggtggagctgCCCGTGGAGAAGGTGGACATCATCATCAGCGAGTGGATGGGCTACTGCCTCTTCTACGAGTCCATGCTCAACACGGTGCTCTACGCCCGCGACAAGTGGCTG GCACCTGACGGCCTCATCTTCCCCGACCGCGCCACCCTGTACGTGACAGCCATCGAGGACCGCCAGTACAAAGACTACAAGATCCACT ggtgGGAGAACGTGTACGGCTTTGACATGTCCTGCATCAAAGACGTGGCCATCAAGGAGCCCCTGGTGGACGTGGTGGACCCCAAGCAGCTGGTCACCAATGCCTGCCTCATCAAA GAGGTGGACATCTACACCGTGAAGGTGGAGGACCTGACCTTCACCTCGCCCTTCTGCCTGCAAGTGAAGCGGAACGACTACGTGCACGCGCTCGTGGCCTACTTCAACATCGAGTTCACGCGCTGCCACAAGCGCACCGGCTTCTCCACCA GCCCCGAGTCCCCGTACACGCACTGGAAGCAGACCGTATTCTACATGGAGGACTACCTGACGGTGAAGACGGGCGAGGAGATCTTCGGCACCATCGGCATGCGGCCCAACGCCAAGAACAAC CGCGATCTGGACTTCACCATCGACCTGGACTTCAAGGGCCAGCTGTGCGAGCTGTCCTGCTCCACCGACTACCGGATGCGCTGA
- the PRMT1 gene encoding protein arginine N-methyltransferase 1 isoform X1, with protein MAAAEAANCIMENFVATLANGMSLQPPLDDVSCGQAEGSEKPNAEDMTSKDYYFDSYAHFGIHEEMLKDEVRTLTYRNSMFHNRHLFKDKVVLDVGSGTGILCMFAAKAGARKVIGIECSSISDYAVKIVKANKLDHVVAIIKGKVEEVELPVEKVDIIISEWMGYCLFYESMLNTVLYARDKWLAPDGLIFPDRATLYVTAIEDRQYKDYKIHWWENVYGFDMSCIKDVAIKEPLVDVVDPKQLVTNACLIKEVDIYTVKVEDLTFTSPFCLQVKRNDYVHALVAYFNIEFTRCHKRTGFSTSPESPYTHWKQTVFYMEDYLTVKTGEEIFGTIGMRPNAKNNRDLDFTIDLDFKGQLCELSCSTDYRMR; from the exons ATGGCGGCAGCCGAGGCCGCGAACTGCATCATGGAG AATTTTGTAGCCACCTTGGCTAATGGGATGAGCCTCCAGCCGCCTCTTGACGAC GTGTCCTGCGGCCAGGCCGAAGGCAGCGAGAAGCCCAACGCCGAGGACATGACGTCCAAAGACTACTACTTTGACTCCTACGCCCACTTCGGCATCCACGAG GAGATGCTGAAAGACGAGGTGCGCACGCTCACGTACCGGAACTCCATGTTTCACAACCGGCACCTGTTCAAGGACAAGGTGGTGCTGGACGTGGGCTCAGGCACCGGCATCCTCTGCATGTTCGCCGCCAAGGCCGGGGCACGCAAGGTCATCGGG ATCGAGTGCTCCAGTATCTCTGATTACGCGGTGAAGATCGTCAAAGCCAACAAGTTAGACCACG tGGTGGCCATCATCAAGGGgaaggtggaggaggtggagctgCCCGTGGAGAAGGTGGACATCATCATCAGCGAGTGGATGGGCTACTGCCTCTTCTACGAGTCCATGCTCAACACGGTGCTCTACGCCCGCGACAAGTGGCTG GCACCTGACGGCCTCATCTTCCCCGACCGCGCCACCCTGTACGTGACAGCCATCGAGGACCGCCAGTACAAAGACTACAAGATCCACT ggtgGGAGAACGTGTACGGCTTTGACATGTCCTGCATCAAAGACGTGGCCATCAAGGAGCCCCTGGTGGACGTGGTGGACCCCAAGCAGCTGGTCACCAATGCCTGCCTCATCAAA GAGGTGGACATCTACACCGTGAAGGTGGAGGACCTGACCTTCACCTCGCCCTTCTGCCTGCAAGTGAAGCGGAACGACTACGTGCACGCGCTCGTGGCCTACTTCAACATCGAGTTCACGCGCTGCCACAAGCGCACCGGCTTCTCCACCA GCCCCGAGTCCCCGTACACGCACTGGAAGCAGACCGTATTCTACATGGAGGACTACCTGACGGTGAAGACGGGCGAGGAGATCTTCGGCACCATCGGCATGCGGCCCAACGCCAAGAACAAC CGCGATCTGGACTTCACCATCGACCTGGACTTCAAGGGCCAGCTGTGCGAGCTGTCCTGCTCCACCGACTACCGGATGCGCTGA
- the PRMT1 gene encoding protein arginine N-methyltransferase 1 isoform X3, protein MVSCGQAEGSEKPNAEDMTSKDYYFDSYAHFGIHEEMLKDEVRTLTYRNSMFHNRHLFKDKVVLDVGSGTGILCMFAAKAGARKVIGIECSSISDYAVKIVKANKLDHVVAIIKGKVEEVELPVEKVDIIISEWMGYCLFYESMLNTVLYARDKWLAPDGLIFPDRATLYVTAIEDRQYKDYKIHWWENVYGFDMSCIKDVAIKEPLVDVVDPKQLVTNACLIKEVDIYTVKVEDLTFTSPFCLQVKRNDYVHALVAYFNIEFTRCHKRTGFSTSPESPYTHWKQTVFYMEDYLTVKTGEEIFGTIGMRPNAKNNRDLDFTIDLDFKGQLCELSCSTDYRMR, encoded by the exons ATG GTGTCCTGCGGCCAGGCCGAAGGCAGCGAGAAGCCCAACGCCGAGGACATGACGTCCAAAGACTACTACTTTGACTCCTACGCCCACTTCGGCATCCACGAG GAGATGCTGAAAGACGAGGTGCGCACGCTCACGTACCGGAACTCCATGTTTCACAACCGGCACCTGTTCAAGGACAAGGTGGTGCTGGACGTGGGCTCAGGCACCGGCATCCTCTGCATGTTCGCCGCCAAGGCCGGGGCACGCAAGGTCATCGGG ATCGAGTGCTCCAGTATCTCTGATTACGCGGTGAAGATCGTCAAAGCCAACAAGTTAGACCACG tGGTGGCCATCATCAAGGGgaaggtggaggaggtggagctgCCCGTGGAGAAGGTGGACATCATCATCAGCGAGTGGATGGGCTACTGCCTCTTCTACGAGTCCATGCTCAACACGGTGCTCTACGCCCGCGACAAGTGGCTG GCACCTGACGGCCTCATCTTCCCCGACCGCGCCACCCTGTACGTGACAGCCATCGAGGACCGCCAGTACAAAGACTACAAGATCCACT ggtgGGAGAACGTGTACGGCTTTGACATGTCCTGCATCAAAGACGTGGCCATCAAGGAGCCCCTGGTGGACGTGGTGGACCCCAAGCAGCTGGTCACCAATGCCTGCCTCATCAAA GAGGTGGACATCTACACCGTGAAGGTGGAGGACCTGACCTTCACCTCGCCCTTCTGCCTGCAAGTGAAGCGGAACGACTACGTGCACGCGCTCGTGGCCTACTTCAACATCGAGTTCACGCGCTGCCACAAGCGCACCGGCTTCTCCACCA GCCCCGAGTCCCCGTACACGCACTGGAAGCAGACCGTATTCTACATGGAGGACTACCTGACGGTGAAGACGGGCGAGGAGATCTTCGGCACCATCGGCATGCGGCCCAACGCCAAGAACAAC CGCGATCTGGACTTCACCATCGACCTGGACTTCAAGGGCCAGCTGTGCGAGCTGTCCTGCTCCACCGACTACCGGATGCGCTGA
- the BCL2L12 gene encoding bcl-2-like protein 12 translates to MAGSEELALREDTLRVLAAFLRRGEAAEAPSRTPPRNPAPEEPTDFLSRLRRCLPCPLGRAAAPPESPRPSSLPLRPCYGSEPGPAPADFYTLVAQRLDALVQEQLRSPPSPELQDPPATEKEAVLRRLVALLEEEAEVINQELASDPALRQKLARLSTASFARLVELFSSREGSPRPSRASPSLPCPGPPPPSPEPLARLALAMELSRRVAHLGGTLAGLSVEHVHSFAPWIQAHGGWEGILAVSPVDLNLPLD, encoded by the exons ATGGCGGGCTCGGAGGAGCTGGCGCTCCGCGAGGACACGCTGAGGGTCCTGGCTGCCTTCCTGAGGAGGGGCGAGGCTGCCGAGGCCCCCAGCCGCACCCCACCCAG GAACCCCGCCCCGGAGGAGCCGACAGACTTCCTGAGCCGCCTCCGCAGATGTCTTCCGTGCCCCCTGGGGCGAGCAGCCGCCCCCCCTGAGTCCCCTCggccttcctccctgcccctccgccCCTGCTATGGCTCGGAGCCGG gcccagctcctgcgGACTTCTACACCCTGGTGGCCCAGCGGCTGGACGCGTTGGTCCAAGAGCAGCTAAGATCCCCGCCTAGCCCAG AGCTGCAGGACCCCCCGGCCACGGAGAAGGAGGCCGTGCTACGCAGGCTGGTGGCCCtgctggaggaggaggcggaAGTCATCAACCAGGAG CTGGCCTCGGACCCTGCCCTGCGCCAGAAGCTGGCCCGCCTGTCCACCGCCTCTTTCGCCCGGCTGGTGGAGCTGTTCTCCAGCCGCGAGGGCAGCCCCCGGCCGAGCCGCGCGAGCCCCTCCTTGCCTTGCCCGGGCCCCCCGCCACCTTCCCCGGAGCCCCTGGCCCGCCTGGCCTTGGCCATGGAGCTGAGCCGGCGCGTGGCCCACCTCGGGGGCACGCTGGCGGGGCTCAGCGTGGAGCACGTGCACAGCTTCGCACCCTGGATCCAGGCGCACGGGGGCTGG GAGGGCATCCTGGCCGTTTCCCCCGTGGACTTGAACTTGCCCTTGGACTGA
- the IRF3 gene encoding interferon regulatory factor 3 isoform X1: MGTQKPRILPWLIRQLDLGQLEGVSWVDEHRKRFRIPWKHGLRQDAQPEDFGIFQAWAEASGAYTPGDRPDLPTWKRNFRSALNRKEVVRLAEDRSKDPHDPHKVYEFVTSGAGDISPEVGGGSTSESQEDSLEQLLGEMGLAAVPDEGPWAGAVAPERCPLSPHLDHPSPCPHPAPPENPLRQLLVPEEQWEFEVTAFYRGRQVFQQTICCPGGLRLVGSEAAARTLPGQPIALPDPGTALSDRSVSCYVRRVLQSLEGGLALWQLGPRLCARRLGHCHTYWAVGEELLPNSGHGPAGEVPKDKDGSVFELGPFVADLIAFMEGSGHSPRYTLWFCLGEAWPQDQPWVKRLVMVKVVPMCLKALLDMARAGGASSLENSVDLHISNSQPLSLTSDQYKAYLQDLMEDMDFQVTGEP, encoded by the exons ATGGGGACGCAGAAGCCGCGGATCCTGCCCTGGCTGATCCGGCAGCTGGACCTGGGGCAGCTGGAGGGCGTGTCGTGGGTGGACGAGCACCGGAAGCGCTTCCGGATACCGTGGAAGCACGGGCTGCGGCAGGATGCGCAGCCGGAGGACTTCGGCATCTTCCAG GCCTGGGCAGAGGCCAGCGGCGCCTATACTCCCGGGGATAGGCCCGACCTGCCAACCTGGAAGAGGAACTTCCGGTCCGCCCTAAACCGGAAGGAAGTGGTGCGTTTAGCTGAGGACCGGAGCAAGGACCCTCACGACCCGCACAAGGTCTACGAGTTTGTGACCTCAG GAGCCGGGGACATCTCTCCCGAAGTTGGGGGGGGCAGTACCTCTGAGAGCCAG GAAGACAGTCTGGAGCAGCTCCTGGGAGAGATGGGCTTGGCCGCCGTCCCGGAcgaggggccctgggctggggccgtGGCCCCTGAGCGCTGCCCTCTGAGCCCTCACCTGgaccaccccagcccctgcccgcaCCCCGCACCCCCTGAAAACCCACTGAGGCAGCTGCTGGTGCCCGAGGAAC AGTGGGAGTTCGAGGTGACCGCCTTCTACCGGGGCCGCCAGGTCTTCCAGCAGACCATCTGCTGCCCAGGAGGCCTGCGGCTGGTGGGCTCAGAAGCCGCCGCCAGGACGCTGCCGGGGCAGCCGATAGCCCTGCCGGACCCCGGGACGGCCCTGTCTGACAGGAGCGTGAGCTGCTACGTGCGACGCGTGCTGCAGAGCCTGGAAGGGGGACTGGCCCTGTGGCAGCTGGGGCCTCGGCTCTGTGCCCGGCGGCTGGGGCACTGCCACACCTACTGGGCCGTGGGGGAGGAGCTGCTCCCCAACAGTGGGCACGGGCCCGCCGGCGAGGTCCCCAAGGACAAGGACGGAAGCGTGTTCGAGCTGGGGCCCTTCGTGGCAG ATCTGATCGCGTTCATGGAAGGAAGTGGACACTCACCTCGCTACACCCTCTGGTTCTGTTTGGGGGAGGCCTGGCCCCAGGACCAGCCGTGGGTCAAGAGGCTCGTGATGGTCAAG GTCGTGCCCATGTGCCTCAAGGCCCTGTTAGACATGGCCAGGGCGGGGGGCGCCTCCTCCCTGGAGAACAGCGTGGACCTGCACATTTCCAACAGCCAGCCGCTCTCCCTCACCTCCGACCAGTACAAGGCCTACCTGCAGGACCTGATGGAGGACATGGATTTCCAAGTCACCGGGGAGCCCTGA
- the IRF3 gene encoding interferon regulatory factor 3 isoform X2, which translates to MGLAAVPDEGPWAGAVAPERCPLSPHLDHPSPCPHPAPPENPLRQLLVPEEQWEFEVTAFYRGRQVFQQTICCPGGLRLVGSEAAARTLPGQPIALPDPGTALSDRSVSCYVRRVLQSLEGGLALWQLGPRLCARRLGHCHTYWAVGEELLPNSGHGPAGEVPKDKDGSVFELGPFVADLIAFMEGSGHSPRYTLWFCLGEAWPQDQPWVKRLVMVKVVPMCLKALLDMARAGGASSLENSVDLHISNSQPLSLTSDQYKAYLQDLMEDMDFQVTGEP; encoded by the exons ATGGGCTTGGCCGCCGTCCCGGAcgaggggccctgggctggggccgtGGCCCCTGAGCGCTGCCCTCTGAGCCCTCACCTGgaccaccccagcccctgcccgcaCCCCGCACCCCCTGAAAACCCACTGAGGCAGCTGCTGGTGCCCGAGGAAC AGTGGGAGTTCGAGGTGACCGCCTTCTACCGGGGCCGCCAGGTCTTCCAGCAGACCATCTGCTGCCCAGGAGGCCTGCGGCTGGTGGGCTCAGAAGCCGCCGCCAGGACGCTGCCGGGGCAGCCGATAGCCCTGCCGGACCCCGGGACGGCCCTGTCTGACAGGAGCGTGAGCTGCTACGTGCGACGCGTGCTGCAGAGCCTGGAAGGGGGACTGGCCCTGTGGCAGCTGGGGCCTCGGCTCTGTGCCCGGCGGCTGGGGCACTGCCACACCTACTGGGCCGTGGGGGAGGAGCTGCTCCCCAACAGTGGGCACGGGCCCGCCGGCGAGGTCCCCAAGGACAAGGACGGAAGCGTGTTCGAGCTGGGGCCCTTCGTGGCAG ATCTGATCGCGTTCATGGAAGGAAGTGGACACTCACCTCGCTACACCCTCTGGTTCTGTTTGGGGGAGGCCTGGCCCCAGGACCAGCCGTGGGTCAAGAGGCTCGTGATGGTCAAG GTCGTGCCCATGTGCCTCAAGGCCCTGTTAGACATGGCCAGGGCGGGGGGCGCCTCCTCCCTGGAGAACAGCGTGGACCTGCACATTTCCAACAGCCAGCCGCTCTCCCTCACCTCCGACCAGTACAAGGCCTACCTGCAGGACCTGATGGAGGACATGGATTTCCAAGTCACCGGGGAGCCCTGA